One window of the Sebastes umbrosus isolate fSebUmb1 chromosome 1, fSebUmb1.pri, whole genome shotgun sequence genome contains the following:
- the LOC119484802 gene encoding RING finger protein 208-like — protein MSINEELECVVCFCEYSRSDRVPRVLHCNHTFCAPCLETLSRLEGVIRSVSCPLCRWITCTRASLTLPGSLWVNTEIWDQIAEMEQHGMRHQSVEDLKDPKPQLIMSRLPHPRHTGFMATLQTMFSCVLQRREMVRC, from the exons ATGTCCATAAACGAAGAGCTGGAGTGTGTCGTGTGCTTCTGCGAGTACTCACGCAGCGACCGGGTCCCACGGGTCCTCCACTGCAACCACACCTTCTGCGCCCCCTGCCTGGAGACACTGTCCAGGCTGGAGGGGGTCATCCGCAGCGTCTCCTGCCCTCTGTGCCGCTGGATCACCTGCACCCGAGCCAGCCTGACCCTGCCCGGGTCCCTGTGGGTCAACACGGAGATATGGGACCAGATTGCGGAGATGGAGCAGCATGGGATGAGGCACCAATCGGTGGAGGATTTGAAGGACCCAAAGCCCCAACTCATCATGTCAAGACT CCCTCATCCAAGACACACTGGTTTCATGGCCACACTCCAAACAATGTTCAGTTGTGTGCTGCAAAGACGAGAGATGGTACGCTGCTGA